The following are encoded together in the Choristoneura fumiferana chromosome 4, NRCan_CFum_1, whole genome shotgun sequence genome:
- the LOC141427460 gene encoding uncharacterized protein isoform X1: protein MKKILCFKTKKNDCDILQIISLLLVLPSVSRAQNTLACPDLMRSNKCSCYTFEDGVFLDCQDTALKDIKNALKAMSHIHSLSIYDLDDSENTLGSHFMPPGICVKHIHVSRTSIRDIGDDTFMPLRKCLETLSIVSSKIKFMPQKAFSGLLKLISIDLTFNYIEDIPSYSFYGLPLMKLNMKGNMIRDISESAFSGLELSLSEIDLSENNLTTFPIAAVAKLRHLRSLRLAWNEMSFFPIVEHSDLISLEFLDLNSNNFEFISEDCLKFSPSLKILSFHFNFIHSIHYRAFYSLVNLESIDLSHNRLKILSPNLFENNKQLRLIELSYNHLHHIHGLFCNLLSLSEIVLSHNNILDVPIDSFFNSTNISVIHLDDNCISNIHSESFNNLVNLSKLQLEFNYLNKVPHDIFRNNKKIIKLRLDNNKFLNIDNNTLGTLSSLIEIRLSNNKLTSISKYQFIESVRVEEIHLDHNEITFIEPGTFIHMSRLKYLSLNNNYLIDINDILPKLNSNLLKLHLDYNSLPSINNFIFQSQRKLNKLSINFNRIKFLRRNTFQNLSRLTHIELGNNEFSYIEDYAFQYLNSTRSLDVKYNLLRNITNFTFFGLTELEDLDLSYNKIAYIFDLAFHKLKKLRSLNLSFNPINMLHKNVFQQGLPISALYLDSCEIQFIENETFQGLNNLKTLSLKNNSLKSSDLLSIEVSGLKYLSLSFNVLDFLPLQSFSLLPLLEVLLLEHCNIEHIFEGTFRYNKKLLRLNIAQNIISTVPSTLFELQNSVSDLNISNNFLDSVPYNTIHNLTNLETLDISDNLLPKIELSGFEKLFNLKYLILRKNEIKSVTAKKRFTLMDLVSLDFSTNKLEHLPLVLFELFPNLQNVNISGNNIIRFDFLSTFKKSGIALINIDLSNNPAVSWITSNKSDNDALIANVYELHICSTNISNIDDIRFDLFSSLQHLYLNYNKIRRLTISPFSKLLYLETLDLSFNKISQLKTSNFRGLVKLRSMCLSNNNIESIESFTEDLGNLKLLDLSHNKLQNILNEDLINLKELSVLFLAYNNIKYISATAFRNLNKVIQIDFSHNKLQMISLELLVSIENHVQDISIQDNALICNCERDNTWVWIQDHPKIIKSKAVTCLDNEYPKEKCDVPIISQLSVDKHKDYSVSVSWFIRNRTAIKALQIIYYSEEVNSDVKSRYLERSEVSVHINDLEPNLNYIVCIITLHDEPPSGIDYDSKPEVNGTSEIESNVTARLTQDIAAAILMKSPSSECVSFNTFRKPVTVKTKPIKIFDITLILNRRMGLIVGCSLGCIVFFFMVSILLYTKIKERKRIAKSDPNWSEMNDFHSIYSKEDVIQDSTTASTDNILLGVSKNKK from the exons ATGAAAAAGATTTTATGCTTCAAGACGAAGAAAAATGATTGTgatattttgcaaattatttcATTACTGTTGGTTCTACCCTCCGTTTCGCGAGCTCAAAATACCTTGGCGTGCCCGGACTTAATGAGAAGTAACAAATGTTCGTGCTATACATTCGAGGACG GTGTTTTCCTCGATTGCCAAGACACCGCGttaaaagacattaaaaatgCCTTGAAAGCAATGTCGCACATCCACTCGCTTTCTATTTATGACCTCGACGACAGCGAGAATACTTTGGGATCCCACTTTATGCCTCCGGGAATCTGCGTCAAACACATACACGTGTCAAGAACAAGTATTAGGGATATAGGTGACGATACATTCATGCCGCTCAGGAAGTGCCTTGAAACGTTAAGCATCGTGTCAAGCAAGATTAAGTTTATGCCACAAAAAGCTTTCTCGGGCCTCTTAAAACTTATATCGATCGACCtaacttttaattatattgaGGATATACCCAGCTACAGTTTTTACGGTCTTCCGCTGATGAAATTGAACATGAAAGGAAATATGATACGCGACATATCGGAATCAGCTTTTTCTGGTTTAGAACTTTCGCTCTCTGAAATTGATTTAAGCGAGAACAACCTCACAACATTTCCAATAGCGGCTGTGGCCAAGCTGAGACATCTGCGCTCTTTAAGGCTAGCTTGGAATGAAATGTCGTTTTTCCCCATTGTTGAGCATTCGGATTTAATATCACTGGAGTTTCTAGACTTAAATTCCAATAATTTTGAGTTTATTTCTGAAGACTGCCTCAAGTTTAGTCCGTCCCTCAAAATATTGtcgtttcattttaattttattcatagtATACATTACCGAGCATTTTACTCTTTGGTGAATTTAGAATCAATTGATCTAAGTCATAACAGATTGAAAATACTGTCTCCCAatctttttgaaaataataagcaATTAAGGTTGATAGAGCTGAGTTACAACCACTTGCACCACATTCATGGTTTATTTTGTAATCTTCTGTCTTTAAGTGAGATTGTTTTGAGCCATAACAATATTCTAGATGTGCCAATAGATtccttttttaattcaactaacATAAGTGTGATTcatttagatgataattgcatcAGCAATATCCATAGCGAGagttttaataatttagtaaatcTTTCTAAGCTACAGTTAGAATTTAACTATCTAAATAAAGTGCCACATGATATATTTAGgaataataagaaaataataaagttaagacTAGACAATAACAAATTTCTCAATATAGATAACAACACATTAGGAACCCTATCAAGTCTGATCGAAATTAGACTGAGCAATAATAAACTTACTTCGATCTCAAAATaccaatttattgaatctgTTAGGGTCGAAGAAATCCATTTGGATCATAATGAGATAACTTTTATTGAACCGGGAACATTTATTCATATGAGTAGACTAAAGTACCTCAGCCTGAATAATAATTACCTAATAGATATAAATGATATATTGCCcaaactaaattcaaatttacTTAAGTTGCATTTAGACTACAATTCACTTCCTAGtattaataatttcatatttcagtctcaaagaaaattaaataaactgtcTATAAATTTCAATCGCATAAAATTTTTGAGAAGGAATACTTTTCAAAACTTGTCTCGTCTGACACATATTGAATTAGGGAACAATGAATTTTCTTATATAGAAGACTAcgcatttcaatatttaaattcGACACGAAGTCTAGAcgttaaatataatttactgCGGAACATAAccaattttacattttttggcTTAACTGAGCTGGAAGATTTAGATCTATCTTACAATAAAATCGCATATATATTTGACTTGGCCTTTCATAAGTTGAAAAAACTGCGAAGTTTAAACTTATCGTTTAATCCTATTAACATGTTACACAAAAACGTTTTTCAGCAGGGTTTACCGATAAGCGCACTATACTTAGATAGCTGTGAAATACAGTTTATAGAAAATGAAACTTTTCAGGGTTTGAACAATCTCAAGACTCTTTctcttaaaaataattcattgaaATCTAGTGACCTACTATCAATAGAAGTTTCAGGGTTAAAGTATTTGTCCTTATCGTTTAATGTCTTGGATTTTTTGCCATTACAGTCGTTTTCTCTTCTACCCCTTTTAGAAGTCTTGCTGTTAGAACATTGCAATATAGAACATATTTTCGAAGGAACTTTTAGATACAACAAAAAGCTTTTAAGATTAAATATCGctcaaaatataataagtactgTACCTTCAACACTTTTTGAATTGCAAAACTCTGTTTCAGATTTAAATatcagtaataattttttggACTCTGTTCCATATAATACAATTCATAATTTAACTAATCTTGAAACTTTGGATATTTCCGATAATCTCTTGCCGAAGATTGAATTAAGTGGCTTTGAAAAATTATTCAACCTAAAATATCTGATTCTCAGAAAAAACGAAATTAAATCTGTTACAGCCAAAAAGAGATTCACATTAATGGACTTAGTGTCTCTAGATTTTAGTACAAATAAATTAGAACATTTACCTCTCGTTCTGTttgaattatttccaaatttgcAAAACGTTAATATTTCAGGAAATAACATTATACGCTTTGATTTCTTGTCAACTTTTAAGAAATCTGGAATAGCACTTATAAATATTGATCTAAGTAACAACCCCGCCGTTTCTTGGATCACTTCCAATAAATCAGACAACGATGCCCTCATTGCCAATGTATATGAATTACACATTTGCTCGACTAATATTTCGAACATAGATGATATTAGATTCGATTTGTTTAGTAGTTTACAACATCTTTATTtgaattacaataaaatacgacGCCTAACAATAAGCCCATTTTCGAAGTTATTATATCTAGAAACTTTAGACTTAAGTTTCAACAAAATTTCTCAGTTGAAAACTAGTAATTTTCGGGGGCTCGTTAAATTGCGATCAATGTGCTTatcgaataataatattgagtCGATAGAATCTTTTACCGAAGATTTAGGCAATTTAAAACTTTTGGATCTCTCTCATAATAAACTACAAAACATTCTCAACGAAGACttaattaatctaaaagaaCTTTCAGTATTGTTCTTggcttataataatataaaatatatatctgCAACAGCATTTAGAAACTTGAATAAAGTTATACAAATAGATTTTTCTCACAATAAACTTCAAATGATATCTTTGGAACTTCTAGTATCGATAGAGAACCATGTGCAGGATATATCTATACaag ATAATGCTTTGATATGTAACTGCGAGAGGGACAACACTTGGGTTTGGATTCAGGACCatcctaaaataataaaatctaaagCCGTAACATGTCTCGATAACGAATACCCGAAAGAAAAATGTGACGTTCCAATAATATCGCAACTGTCAGTCGACAAACATAAAGATTATTCAGTATCAGTATCGTGGTTTATCAGGAATCGCACGGCCATCAAAGCCTTGCAAATAATTTACTACAGCGAAGAAGTTAATTCTGAT GTAAAATCAAGATATTTAGAAAGAAGCGAAGTCTCAGTACACATCAATGATCTAGAGCCAAATTTGAACTACATTGTTTGCATCATAACACTTCACGATGAACCCCCATCCGGCATCGACTACGACAGCAAGCCCGAGGTCAATGGCACTTCAGAAATCGAATCTAATGTCACTGCAAGACTGACGCAAGACATCGCCGCTGCCATTCTCATGAAATCCCCTTCCAGTGAATGCGTATCATTCAATACGTTCCGCAAACCAGTCACGGTTAAAACGAAACCAATAAAAATATTCGATATAACGTTAATCCTTAACCGCCGAATGGGACTAATCGTTGGCTGTTCCCTTGGGTGCATTGTATTCTTTTTCATGGTTTCTATACTGTTGTACACGAAGATAAAGGAAAGAAAACGTATAGCAAAATCTGACCCTAACTGGTCAGAAATGAATGATTTCCATTCCATTTACAGCAAAGAAGACGTTATTCAAGATTCCACTACCGCTTCTACTGATAACATATTACTAGGAGtatccaaaaataaaaagtaa
- the LOC141427460 gene encoding uncharacterized protein isoform X2, with product MKKILCFKTKKNDCDILQIISLLLVLPSVSRAQNTLACPDLMRSNKCSCYTFEDDNALICNCERDNTWVWIQDHPKIIKSKAVTCLDNEYPKEKCDVPIISQLSVDKHKDYSVSVSWFIRNRTAIKALQIIYYSEEVNSDVKSRYLERSEVSVHINDLEPNLNYIVCIITLHDEPPSGIDYDSKPEVNGTSEIESNVTARLTQDIAAAILMKSPSSECVSFNTFRKPVTVKTKPIKIFDITLILNRRMGLIVGCSLGCIVFFFMVSILLYTKIKERKRIAKSDPNWSEMNDFHSIYSKEDVIQDSTTASTDNILLGVSKNKK from the exons ATGAAAAAGATTTTATGCTTCAAGACGAAGAAAAATGATTGTgatattttgcaaattatttcATTACTGTTGGTTCTACCCTCCGTTTCGCGAGCTCAAAATACCTTGGCGTGCCCGGACTTAATGAGAAGTAACAAATGTTCGTGCTATACATTCGAGGACG ATAATGCTTTGATATGTAACTGCGAGAGGGACAACACTTGGGTTTGGATTCAGGACCatcctaaaataataaaatctaaagCCGTAACATGTCTCGATAACGAATACCCGAAAGAAAAATGTGACGTTCCAATAATATCGCAACTGTCAGTCGACAAACATAAAGATTATTCAGTATCAGTATCGTGGTTTATCAGGAATCGCACGGCCATCAAAGCCTTGCAAATAATTTACTACAGCGAAGAAGTTAATTCTGAT GTAAAATCAAGATATTTAGAAAGAAGCGAAGTCTCAGTACACATCAATGATCTAGAGCCAAATTTGAACTACATTGTTTGCATCATAACACTTCACGATGAACCCCCATCCGGCATCGACTACGACAGCAAGCCCGAGGTCAATGGCACTTCAGAAATCGAATCTAATGTCACTGCAAGACTGACGCAAGACATCGCCGCTGCCATTCTCATGAAATCCCCTTCCAGTGAATGCGTATCATTCAATACGTTCCGCAAACCAGTCACGGTTAAAACGAAACCAATAAAAATATTCGATATAACGTTAATCCTTAACCGCCGAATGGGACTAATCGTTGGCTGTTCCCTTGGGTGCATTGTATTCTTTTTCATGGTTTCTATACTGTTGTACACGAAGATAAAGGAAAGAAAACGTATAGCAAAATCTGACCCTAACTGGTCAGAAATGAATGATTTCCATTCCATTTACAGCAAAGAAGACGTTATTCAAGATTCCACTACCGCTTCTACTGATAACATATTACTAGGAGtatccaaaaataaaaagtaa